A genomic stretch from Setaria viridis chromosome 1, Setaria_viridis_v4.0, whole genome shotgun sequence includes:
- the LOC117861237 gene encoding la protein 1 produces the protein MAAAAPAAAPLDEAKAKSVLRQVEFYFSDSNLPRDKFLRETVEQSDDGLVSLALICSFSRMKSHLGLDAAVKPETVPEETVLAVAEVLRRSPVLRVSEDGKKIGRASELLKPDEVIEQVDSRTVAASPLPYNVKLEDVQSFFAQYAKVNSVRLPRHIANKKHFCGTALVEFSEEEEAKKVSENSLVFAGVNLEIRPKKEFDAEQESKREEYEKAHPVKDSQDEGFPKGLIVAFKLKKDMAESAVQQTNETSNSVENPSGEASERIPDNTDSKDDKSSDNMTKETEVNIKEATESEKCTGDALEDCEKRGDSESLSRDGNSVSGNVKNPISREDLKEALKKFGNVRYVDFSIGDDSGYLRFEDSKAAEKARVAAVLADEGGLIIKDHIITLEAVTGEAEKDYWSKIRGIQENYKDNRSYKGRAGKNYRGGKQFNGKRGRNPDAEKNSNKAQKVEAAA, from the exons atggccgccgccgcccccgccgccgcgccgctcgacgaggccaaggcgaagagCGTCCTTCGCCAG GTGGAGTTCTACTTCAGCGACAGCAACCTCCCCCGCGACAAGTTCTTGAGGGAGACGGTCGAGCAGAGCGACGATGGCC TGGTGAGCTTGGCCTTGATATGTTCGTTCTCGCGGATGAAGTCCCACCTGGGGCTCGACGCCGCGGTGAAGCCTGAGACTGTGCCGGAGGAGACTGTGCTCGCGGTGGCTGAGGTGCTGCGACGTTCTCCTGTGCTCCGCGTATCAGAGGACG GAAAGAAGATTGGTAGAGCAAGTGAGTTGTTGAAGCCAGATGAGGTCATAGAGCAAGTAGATTCTAGGACAGTTGctgcatcgccactgccttaCAATGTAAAGCTGGAAGATGTCCAATCTTTCTTTGCACAATATGCAAAG GTGAACAGTGTGAGACTACCACGTCATATTGCAAACAAAAAGCACTTCTGTGGCACTGCTCTAGTCGAGTTTtctgaagaagaggaagcaaaAAAAGTTTCAGAGAATAGTTTGGTTTTTGCTGGGGTAAACCTGGAAATAAGACCAAA GAAGGAATTTGACGCTGAACAGGAATCTAAAAGAGAAGAATACGAAAAGGCGCACCCTGTCAAGGATAGTCAGGATGAAGG CTTTCCAAAAGGCCTAATTGTGGCCTTCAAATTGAAGAAGGATATGGCTGAGTCTGCGGTTCAACAAACTAACGAAACTTCCAATTCTGTGGAGAATCCATCAGGCGAGGCATCTGAGAGGATCCCAGATAATACTGATTCAAAGGATGACAAGTCCTCGGACAACATGACCAAGGAGACAGAGGTAAACATTAAGGAAGCTACAGAATCTGAGAAGTGCACTGGTGATGCCTTGGAAGACTGCGAAAAGCGTGGAGATAGTGAATCATTGAGCAGGGATGGCAATAGTGTTTCTGGCAATGTGAAGAACCCAATCTCGAGGGAGGATCTAAAAGAAGCACTCAAGAAATTTGGAAATGTTCGG TATGTGGACTTCAGCATCGGGGATGATTCAGGATACCTTCGttttgaagattctaaggcagCTGAAAAGGCTCGCGTGGCTGCTGTACTAGCTGATGAAGGTGGCTTGATAATAAAAGACCACATCATTACTTTGGAGGCTGTGACTG GTGAAGCAGAGAAGGATTACTGGAGCAAAATTCGTGGCATTCAAGAAAATTACAAGGACAATAGAAGCTACAAAGGAAG GGCCGGAAAGAACTACAGGGGAGGAAAGCAGTTCAATGGGAAGCGAGGTAGAAACCCTGATGCTGAGAAGAATTCTAATAAGGCCCAGAAGGTTGAAGCTGCCGCGTGA
- the LOC117861258 gene encoding zinc finger protein CONSTANS-LIKE 3, giving the protein MDAAAELELELELEQKPAVGYWGVVGARPCDACAAEPARLHCRADGAFLCPGCDARAHGAGSRHARVWLCEVCEHAPAAVTCRADAAALCAACDADIHSANPLARRHERVPVAPFFGALADAPQPFPSPAFAAAAAAGAHAQGEVGADDDGSNEAEAASWLLPEPDNSHEDSAAATDAFFADSDGYLGVDLDFARSMDGIKAIGVPVAPPELDIAAGGFFYPDHSMNHSVSSSEVAVVPDALAAGGPAVPVVSRGKEREARLMRYREKRKNRRFDKTIRYASRKAYAETRPRIKGRFAKRCSAEAEDEALEHEEGACFSPAVSAPAASDGVVPSFC; this is encoded by the exons AtggacgccgcggcggagctggagctggagctggagctggagcagaAGCCGGCGGTGGGGTACTGGGGCGTGGTTGGCGCGCGGCCCTGCGACGCGTGCGCGGCGGAGCCGGCGCGGCTGCACTGCCGCGCGGACGGTGCGTTCCTGTGCCCCGGGTGCGACGCCCGCGCGCACGGCGCCGGGTCGCGCCACGCGCGCGTCTGGCTCTGCGAGGTCTGCGAgcacgcccccgccgccgtcacgtgccgcgccgacgccgccgcgctctgcgCCGCCTGCGACGCCGACATCCACTCGGCGAACCCGCTCGCGCGCCGACACGAGCGGGTCCCCGTCGCGCCCTTCTTCGGCGCGCTCGCCGACGCGCCGCAGCCGTTCCCGTCCccggccttcgccgccgcggccgccgcgggggcccATGCACAGGGGGAGGTGGGGGCGGACGACGACGGGAGCAACGAGGCCGAGGCCGCCTCCTGgctcctccccgagcccgaCAACAGCCACGaggacagcgccgccgccaccgatgCGTTCTTCGCGGACTCCGACGGGTACCTCGGCGTCGACCTGGACTTCGCCCGGTCCATGGACGGCATCAAGGCCATCGGCGTGCCGGTCGCGCCGCCCGAGCTGgacatcgccgccggcggcttctTCTACCCCGACCACTCCATGAACCACAGC GTCTCGTCGTCGGAGGTGGCGGTTGTGCCGGACGcgctggcggcgggcgggccggcggTGCCGGTGGTGAGCAGGGGGAAGGAGCGGGAGGCGCGTCTGATGCGGTACCGTGAGAAGCGCAAGAACCGGCGGTTCGACAAGACCATCCGGTACGCGTCCCGCAAGGCCTACGCCGAGACGCGGCCGCGCATCAAGGGCCGCTTCGCCAAGCGCTGCTCCGCGGAGGCCGAGGACGAGGCGCTGGAGCACGAGGAGGGGGCGTGCTTCTCCCCCGCGGTGTCGGCGCCCGCGGCGTCCGACGGCGTCGTCCCGTCCTTCTGCTGA